The Bacteroidales bacterium genomic sequence AGAAAAGAAAATGCAGGTTTATTATTTCAGCAAAAATTTTGCTTATTATTCAGTTGCTGCTAATTTTTTCTTAATTTCATCGGTAACATCAATACTTTGTGTTTTTGAGAAATACAATAAGGTAGATTCATCAAAAATATAGATGTATTCTCCTGCTTCGGCAACTTCTTTTATTGCTTTTTGAACTTTCTCGCTTATTGGTGTCAACAATTCAATTTGTTTATCATTTATTTTTTGCTGAACGCTAGCTTCATAAGTTTGAAGTCTTTGTTGAAGTCCCATAATTTCACTGTATTTATCTTCTTTTGTAAGATCATCCCATTTTTCGGGGCTTGCATCAGCTAATTGTTCATTTTCAGAGAATTCAGTTGCTTTTTTCTGGTATTCGGTTTGCATTTCTTGAAAACGAGTTGTGTATTTTGCTGTTAAAGCTTCTAATTCTTCTTTTGCTTTTTTAGTTTCGGGCATTTCGTCAATTAATTTTTGAGAATTTGTATGTCCGAATTTTAATTTTTGTGCTGATGTTGTTCCCATAACAACTGTCAACAAAAATACTACTGCACTTAATCTTATTAAAACTTTCATGTGTCTTTTTTTATTGTTTTTAATTATCACATAGGAACATCCGCATGTGAGCCTTTTTTACTCCTTTCAAACTTGGAGAATGCAACAGTCATTCCCTTGGGGTTATAAAGCTTTAGGATGGGTGTTTCATGTTTTTGTGTTATTTATTTAATTATTAATTATATCCGAGTTTTTTCAAAATATCGTCGCTGATGTCAAATTTCGGATCGGTATAAATTAATGACATATCAGCGGCTTTGTCGAAAATAAAACCGTAATTGCCTTCTGTTGCAATTTCTTTTATGGCGTTGTAAACTTCGTCTTGAATGGGTTTTACAAGTTCTTGCCTTTTGTTATACAGTTCGCCTTCATTACCAAAATATTTATCTTTCAGCTTGTTTGCTTCGTTTTCCAATTTTATTATTTCATCTTCTCTTTGTTTTTTCATTTCGGAAGATAAAAGCGGTGCTTCGGTTTGATATTCTTTGTATTTTTGTTCAACTTCTTTATATTTATTTTCAATATCTTTTTTCCAGCCTTCTGAAAGAGCATCTAATTTAGCTTGTGCATTTTCATAAGCAGGAATTTTACTTAAAATGTATTCTGTATCTACGTAAGCATTTTTTTGAGCAAAAGTAGGCAGTGAGAATAGTCCGATTAACAAT encodes the following:
- a CDS encoding OmpH family outer membrane protein — protein: MKVLIRLSAVVFLLTVVMGTTSAQKLKFGHTNSQKLIDEMPETKKAKEELEALTAKYTTRFQEMQTEYQKKATEFSENEQLADASPEKWDDLTKEDKYSEIMGLQQRLQTYEASVQQKINDKQIELLTPISEKVQKAIKEVAEAGEYIYIFDESTLLYFSKTQSIDVTDEIKKKLAATE
- a CDS encoding OmpH family outer membrane protein; translated protein: MKKSIVSLLLIGLFSLPTFAQKNAYVDTEYILSKIPAYENAQAKLDALSEGWKKDIENKYKEVEQKYKEYQTEAPLLSSEMKKQREDEIIKLENEANKLKDKYFGNEGELYNKRQELVKPIQDEVYNAIKEIATEGNYGFIFDKAADMSLIYTDPKFDISDDILKKLGYN